A segment of the Nitrospinaceae bacterium genome:
TTCGTGGCGCGCGCCGAGACGATTTTTGCGTGGCCCATCTTCCTTCGCGGGTAGACACGACCCGCGAACGGATAGTCGTCCACTGCCATGCCCGGATACTTCGCCTCGACGCCGGTCGTTTTCCGGCCCATCGCGGCATTCCAGTACCAGATATTAACCAAGTTATCGGCTGAACCCATGATGAAAAGCGGTGGGTCTTGTTCACGCAATGAAAATTGAATGGCGGAGCCATCCGCGAAAGAATTCGTTGAAACGATTCGCCTGTCTGGCGTCGAATCGTCCCATTCAAGACGAATGGATATTTTCTTTTCGCTGTGAAGCGCCCGAACATCAACTTCCACCGGCGGGCGTCCGTCGTTATGAATCTGCATCATCGGTATCACGGTGGCGGCAACCGACTGCCACCGCTCGTCATTCGTCCGCGTGGGAACCTCACCAGACACTCTTCGTGCCGGAATCATACCTGTTCCGGGCTGCCAGAAATCGCGGCCCTTTGAGAATTGCCGCACATAATGGGCGATGGCAATCAAGTCCGTTTCATTCTCCATTGTTTCGGCGTGTGAGGGCATCGGAGTTCCCTCGATACCCGTTTGAATTCTAGTAATAATGGAGCGTGCATCGCCCCCGCCCTTGAACACGCCGCGCGTGTAATCGTTTGGTGGAATAGGCCTTTTTTTGTAGTCCCTGAGCGTAGGTGCGCTTTCTCCTTTTCCATCTCCTTTATCGCCATGGCATTTATTACATCCATATTTCAGATAGGCCTTTTTGCCTTTTGAAACCCACACACTCGTTGAAGGCGGTATTTTGGCCGGGATATTGGGGAATTCTTCCGCTTCTTCCTCAAAATCAGACAATGAAAGCACATACTCCGCCAGCGCCTTCAAGTCCCTATCGGGAAGAGAGATAAAACTCGGCATGGTCGAACCGGGAAGACCGAGTCTCAGTGTGTGAACGATGTCCGAGCGCCTCGGCGGGTCACCCTGGAAGGTACTCCGAAACTTATATACCTTGCTGGTGAAATCCCGGGGCTTTGGATAAATCAGATAGGCGGCCTCGCCGTCGCCCTTGCCCGAGATGCCGTGGCAGGCAGCGCACTCCCGGTCAAAAATTACCTTACCGTCCGCAGCCAATTTCAAATTTAATTTAAACTTCGCGGCCCCGGCAGTTGCCGCAGGTCCAAAGGTCATTGCAAGCAAGGCCGCCGCTGCAACAATACGTTTAAAGATCATGGTCATGCCCCTCTCAATTAATATCGGAATCGGCGTTGCCGTCAGTTTGCCAGTCAGAATGGTCCCAATCGTCTGAAGCCATGGGAAGCAATTCCCCACGCGAAACATCGGGCACAAATTCCGGTTCCGCCTCAACTAGTTTATTTTCGGCCTCGATGAATTTATCAAGCAGCCGAGCGGCATCTCCGTAAACCCCGCCTTTGCTCTGGCGAACCAATCGCTTTACGAAAATGGGGGCCCACTTGCCAATATGGTCTTCAAAAAAAGCGGTGTGGGCCTGTCGGCAAATTTCCGCTTCTTCGGCCTTTCCTGCCTCAAGCGCATGGGCCTCCTTGAAGGTCACCAGGTAGAGGAACTCAAGCTGAATCGAAATGTGATCGAGCCGCTCCATGCCATCCCGCGGGGCAACGCCAAAAGCGTTGTAGAATCCCCCCAAGTCGGCGAGAACGTTCGACTGTCGAAACAGGTGTATATTTCCGTACTCGGTCTCATACGGTGGACAATGTTTGGAAATCGTGTGACCGAACACTTCTTGATACTCGTCCTCCAGATCCTCG
Coding sequences within it:
- a CDS encoding c-type cytochrome, whose protein sequence is MIFKRIVAAAALLAMTFGPAATAGAAKFKLNLKLAADGKVIFDRECAACHGISGKGDGEAAYLIYPKPRDFTSKVYKFRSTFQGDPPRRSDIVHTLRLGLPGSTMPSFISLPDRDLKALAEYVLSLSDFEEEAEEFPNIPAKIPPSTSVWVSKGKKAYLKYGCNKCHGDKGDGKGESAPTLRDYKKRPIPPNDYTRGVFKGGGDARSIITRIQTGIEGTPMPSHAETMENETDLIAIAHYVRQFSKGRDFWQPGTGMIPARRVSGEVPTRTNDERWQSVAATVIPMMQIHNDGRPPVEVDVRALHSEKKISIRLEWDDSTPDRRIVSTNSFADGSAIQFSLREQDPPLFIMGSADNLVNIWYWNAAMGRKTTGVEAKYPGMAVDDYPFAGRVYPRRKMGHAKIVSARATKKPFISAWAAKNPNSSPFLALPAMELNAAGFGTLRPQAPGGQHLKSTERWWKGKWRVVFTRSIQNGEKKDVKLRPGTIHPIAFAVWDGSRGDRNGQKSVTTWYKIRIE